The region TGACACGGGGCTTGCGTCTTCTCGAATAACGATCTTTGAATCTCACCCTGCGGGAGGACATCCTTGCAAGGTGGAATCGTGGGCGGACTTTGAAAGCATCATTTATAAGCTGACGAAAAGTAAAAGTATCGAAAGCTTTAAAGATGTCTGGTGGGATCTTCGTCCTAGCCCCAATTACGGAACGTTAGAAATCCGCATTTGTGATGGTCTTCCTGGAATCCGCCGCACCAGTCGCCTGGTGGCCTTTATTCATTTGCTAGCTCGCTATCTGGAAAAAAAGTTGGATCAAGGACAAAGCCGACCTACGCCACAGGATTGGTTTATTCGTGAAAATAAATGGCGTGCTTCTCGTTTCGGTTTGGATGCTGATGTGTTGGTAGATAACGAGGGCAATACGAAATCGGTGCGCCAGGATATTTTAGATTTAATCAACGAGATGAAAGAAGATGCCGCAGCCATGCGCTATGAACAGTATTTAAAAGATCTCGTTGAAAAAGACATGGCTTCACCCAGTTATCTTGAGCAACGTTTGGTTTTTGAACAGAGCCAAAAACTAGAATCCGTCGTCGACTCTCTTTGTGATTATTTTGAAAATGATTTGAAAGTATAAAAAACTCACGGGTTTTTCGCCCGTGAGTCTTCGCTCCTTAGAAGGTGCTTGTTCCACCGGGTGTTGAAGACGGTGTTGTTGTTGAAGGAGTTGTGGGAGTTGTTTGGTTTTGCAAATCCCGTTGGTTTTCTTCCATAGTTCTTTGCATTTCTAGCTGAGATTGTTCAAGTTCGCTTTGTCCCGGTTGCATAGTGTTTTGAGATGTCTGAGGTGTATTCGTTGTTGTAGGGGCGCCTTGAGGTCCCATCGGAGCGCCACTGACTGATGAAGTTGAAGTACCTAATGTTGATCCCGTGTCTGACGTACTAGTTGTGGCTGAACCAGTGGTTGTGCCTGAAGGTGTAGTTGTAGACGTTGTTGTTCCCGTTGGAGAACTTGTCACAGAGCCAGTTGTTCCGGTTGTTCCCGTAGTTCCACTCGTGGTGGAGCCCGTGGAAGTTCCCGTTGAACTAGGTGACGTCGTCATTTGTGCCATGCCTATGCTAGCTGCAAAGAGGCTAGTTAAGGCGACAATAAGTAGAGTTTTCATAAAAACCTCCTTGATATTCTTGCAGACTTCATTGTCTCGCTGTTTGAACCTCGGCGAAACCCCTGACAAAAAATCTTGAAGAGAAGCCCTGCTTAAGGAGGGGAAAATAAAAAACTTCCCGCATTTAAAGTGGGAAGTTTTTTATTATAATCTGACGAATGACATTAGATAGAAGCATCGATACCTGGTCTTTGAATGTGACGACCCTCTGCAAATTCCTCGATCATCTTGCGATTGAAAGCTGGAATATCTTCAGGTTTACGACTGGTGACTAAGCCATTGTCGGTGATCACTTCTTTGTCTTCCCACGTGGCTCCGGCATTCTTTAAGTCGGTCTTGACGGAAGGGTACGAAGTCATGCGACGCCCTTTCACCATGCCTGTTTCAATAAGTAATTGCGGGCCGTGGCAAATGGCGGCAATGGGCTTACCAGAGTCAGCGAATTTTTTTGTAAACTCGACAGCCTTGCTTTCCTTGCGAAGCTTGTCGGGATTCATCACGCCGCCAGGCAGAAGCAAGCCGTCGTAATCATCGGGTCGGGCCTTTTCAACGGTTAAATCCACCTTGATGGACTTTCCCCAATCTGTTTTCGCCCAGCCTTTGATTTCGCCTTCTTTTAAAGAAATCACTGTGGTTTTTGCCCCAGCATCATCCAAAGCTTTCTTCGGTTCAAAGAGTTCTGATTCTTCAAAACCATCGGTTGCAAGAATCGCAATATTTTTTCCTTTTAATGAGGGTGTCATGACTGCCTCCTTTTTAATGCCTTGGTGTCGACGACGTTCTTCCTTTTTTGGAAGTCGTTTTTTCTACGGTTGTGGACGCGGGAAGAGCGTTGCTACTCTCTTCATCTTCCTTCTTAACTCGAATATTATTTATTATGTCTTTGACGCCAAGACAGTGCTCCGCACAGTCTTCTGCCAAATGCTTCATTTTTCTTTCCGGAACCGTACCAGTAAGAGTGACGATGCCATTGTCCACTTCAAGGTCAATATCTTGCGCATCGATTTGCCCGTGCCGAGTTAACATCTCGCAGATCTCTTCTTTGATGCGGTCATCTGATCTTGTAAATCCACGTGGCCCTTTTCCGTAGTATTGACCTTGGCCTTCTTGTTGATTTGTAAAATAGCTGGAAGAAGATGAGGAGCCAATGAATCCAGAAGAAGGCGCATAAGCAGGGGAGTTGACATTTTGTTCCCCTGAGTTTTGGCGATAGGCCCTGTCTAATTCTTCGCGGTATTCTGAAGAACCCTGATAGCGCGGTTGAGGGTAAGCTCTTCCGGTGTAGTCATATGAAGAGTCATAGTTTCTTTTTTGATAATATTCTGTTGGACGTGAGTAGTCGGAGCGGTCGTCTCGGCGAAGGCGACGGCGTTCTTCAGAAAACGGGACTTCATTTCTATAGCCGGACCTTTCATCCATGGGATCACGCTCGTACCAATCCTCGCGCTCATCGATTTTGCGCGGACGACTTTCCTGGTTGCGACCATACATAGAACCACGGGACTGTTGTGCCATAGTAATATCCTCCTGAGCATTGCTATTGAAAGCATCAGCATGAAATAGAATTCACTCTAAAACACATTACATTTTTGAATGATCTAGTGACATTCGTCACAGCCAGGGCCGTGGTTACTGCTATCAAACACGATGAGTGAAAATGGATCTTGGCCTATCATTAATACGGTCCCAAAAATCGAGGATGAAACAACTGGAGGTTATTATGAAAAAAAGTATTATTGCAATGCTGGCGGTAGGACTGAGTTCTTCCCTTGCTTTGGCGACTTCCGTTAAAGAAAACATGACAGATACAGAAGCAGCCACAAAATCTTTAGGCAGTGCTTTGGAAAAAGAAATGGAAAACATGAATACGACTTCCGTGAATCAAGCAGCTGAAGAGAGCAGCTATGATCGCAGTTTGGCAACATCTGAAGCGAGTCGTGATCCATCGGAAGTTTCTTCTTCTACGGGTTCTTCAGCAACATCGCGCTCACCTGGCAGCAGCGGATCTTCATCGAGTTCTTCTGGAGCGGCGATGGGTGGTGCAGCTGCCGGTGCAGCGGGCGTGACGGCAATGGATCAAGCAGGCACTGGTCAGTCTGATACTGATTTGACCCGTCGTGTGCGTCAGTCCTTGGTGAATGACCCTGGCCTTTCTGTTCGTGCTAAAAACATCACGGTAATTTCCGAAGGCGGCAATATAACGCTCAAAGGGGCTGTTGCCACTAATCAGGAAAAAGCCCGTGTCGAAGAGTTGGCTGAAGGCGTTCAAGGCGCCAAAAATGTAGATAATCAAACTGAAGTTTCGAACTACTAGATTGTAGCAACTACTAGGAGGTGGTTATGCCAAAACAAGGAAGAAAAGTGGTTTTCGGTATTTTTCAAAATCGTTCCGGACTTGAAAGCTGCGTAAGCACTTTGAAGATGGAAGGCTTCCGCCCCGAGGATGTCTCTGTGTTGATGCCTGACAAAGGCGATACAGCGACATTCGCTCATGAAAAAGGCACTAAAGCACCGGAAGGTGCGGCTATCGGTAGCGGAACTGGTGCTGTTGTCGGTGGTACATTAGGTTGGCTTGCGGGTATTGGCGCGATTGCGACCATTCCTGCGTTCGGCCCACTTGTTGCCGCAGGCCCTATCATGGCGGCTTTAGCCGGACTGGGAGTCGGTGGTGCCGTTGGTGGCGTTGCCGGAGCCTTGGTCGGTATCGGTATTCCAGAATACGAAGCCAAACGTTATGAGAAATTTGTTAAAGAGGGCGGCATTCTTCTTTCTGTTCACGTCGATGATTCAGATTGGGAGGATAAAGCAGAACGCATTCTTGAATCGTGTGGAGCTAAAGATGTCTCTAGCTCTAGCGAGGTCAGCCAAAAATCGGCTGAAGAACGCGCTAATAATATGAACCGCTCATCACAGATTTAATCTGTTCTTTAAAGACCCCCTCGACCAGAGGGGGTCTTTTTCTTTTTAGAACGTCCTCGGAGGCCCGCAGTGAAAAAACGCACACTCATAATTATCATCTGCCTGCTCGTTGTCTTTCGCATAGCCCTTCCTTACATGATTCTTTATCCATTGAACGTCTTCATGGGGGATTTCTCAAAGGTATTTTTGATTCGCGCAGATGACTTAAGCCTGAGTTTTCTGCGCGGGGCTTATCGTTTAGAGGCCATTGAAGCAAAAATTAAAGATCCACCACTCAGCTTTCTAAAGATTGAATATATAGACGTCTCTTTAGCATGGAGAGATTTGTTTCAAGGAAATCTTAGAACTGATATCGTTGTTGAAGGAATGAAGTTTGATTTAAATGATCAGCTTTTGGAGGCCGTAAAGAAGAACGCGGAAGCTTCGGCAAAAGATACGCAAGAGTTGGGAAAAAAAGTTTTACCGATTCGCATCTCGCGCGTCGATATTAAAAATTCAGAAGTTGCCGTAGCTGATATGAAAGGTCTTCCGGAAGAGCTTAAGATTAAAATCACCCAGATCGACGGACGTATAAGCAATGCCACGGCAACAGAAAAAGATCCTCTCACTTTGGCAAAGATTAAGGCCGTTTTGCAAGACTCCGCAACTATGTACGCCGTGGGTGAAGTCAATCAGTGGAAAACACCCGCAGAATGGCTTCTTTCTTTTGAAGCCAAAGAGTTCGATATTACTTCGCTCAATCCTTTCTTAACGCATAAACTTCCTCTCAACTTTACCGGTGGAAAAATGGATGTGTACGCCGAGGTCAAAGGAGAAAATAATGGACTCAAAGGGTATATAAAACCATTTGTAAAAGACATGCAGGCTGTGGGGAATAAAAAAGATTTTCAAGGCATCAAACATTTCGGCATAGAAATTTCAGGAGAGTTAGCCAATTTGATCTTTAGCAGAAAGTCCGACAAAACTGTCGCCACCATGGTGAACTTTTCTTACGAAAAAGGGACACTCAATTTAGATAAAGGTGGCATTGTGAGCAGCGCTTTAGCCCATGGCTATACCAAGGAGCTGCCTACGGGCCTGGAAAA is a window of Bdellovibrio bacteriovorus DNA encoding:
- a CDS encoding carboxylate-amine ligase; protein product: MTIPNIAFGKSESLTLGVEVELQIIQPQTRDLYPISPEILDEWSLPGPHLKPEIFQSMLEIDTPICKNVQEVEETLLLSARELHRICQKSGARISSNGTHPFARWQDRIYYPSERYEYVIERNQHIARRLMIYGLHVHLGMKDGDRCIQMMNEFLYYLPHMLALSASSPYWSGRDTGLASSRITIFESHPAGGHPCKVESWADFESIIYKLTKSKSIESFKDVWWDLRPSPNYGTLEIRICDGLPGIRRTSRLVAFIHLLARYLEKKLDQGQSRPTPQDWFIRENKWRASRFGLDADVLVDNEGNTKSVRQDILDLINEMKEDAAAMRYEQYLKDLVEKDMASPSYLEQRLVFEQSQKLESVVDSLCDYFENDLKV
- a CDS encoding DUF748 domain-containing protein, with the protein product MKKRTLIIIICLLVVFRIALPYMILYPLNVFMGDFSKVFLIRADDLSLSFLRGAYRLEAIEAKIKDPPLSFLKIEYIDVSLAWRDLFQGNLRTDIVVEGMKFDLNDQLLEAVKKNAEASAKDTQELGKKVLPIRISRVDIKNSEVAVADMKGLPEELKIKITQIDGRISNATATEKDPLTLAKIKAVLQDSATMYAVGEVNQWKTPAEWLLSFEAKEFDITSLNPFLTHKLPLNFTGGKMDVYAEVKGENNGLKGYIKPFVKDMQAVGNKKDFQGIKHFGIEISGELANLIFSRKSDKTVATMVNFSYEKGTLNLDKGGIVSSALAHGYTKELPTGLENKYKMNKNTNEEKE
- a CDS encoding type 1 glutamine amidotransferase domain-containing protein, which codes for MTPSLKGKNIAILATDGFEESELFEPKKALDDAGAKTTVISLKEGEIKGWAKTDWGKSIKVDLTVEKARPDDYDGLLLPGGVMNPDKLRKESKAVEFTKKFADSGKPIAAICHGPQLLIETGMVKGRRMTSYPSVKTDLKNAGATWEDKEVITDNGLVTSRKPEDIPAFNRKMIEEFAEGRHIQRPGIDASI
- a CDS encoding BON domain-containing protein; translation: MAQQSRGSMYGRNQESRPRKIDEREDWYERDPMDERSGYRNEVPFSEERRRLRRDDRSDYSRPTEYYQKRNYDSSYDYTGRAYPQPRYQGSSEYREELDRAYRQNSGEQNVNSPAYAPSSGFIGSSSSSSYFTNQQEGQGQYYGKGPRGFTRSDDRIKEEICEMLTRHGQIDAQDIDLEVDNGIVTLTGTVPERKMKHLAEDCAEHCLGVKDIINNIRVKKEDEESSNALPASTTVEKTTSKKGRTSSTPRH
- a CDS encoding BON domain-containing protein, which encodes MKKSIIAMLAVGLSSSLALATSVKENMTDTEAATKSLGSALEKEMENMNTTSVNQAAEESSYDRSLATSEASRDPSEVSSSTGSSATSRSPGSSGSSSSSSGAAMGGAAAGAAGVTAMDQAGTGQSDTDLTRRVRQSLVNDPGLSVRAKNITVISEGGNITLKGAVATNQEKARVEELAEGVQGAKNVDNQTEVSNY